In a genomic window of Periophthalmus magnuspinnatus isolate fPerMag1 chromosome 3, fPerMag1.2.pri, whole genome shotgun sequence:
- the LOC117393804 gene encoding troponin I, fast skeletal muscle-like: MADKKMPVSRKNYLKSLLLQVAESMMEEESKRKAEEKQSYMDENCPSLSLPHSVQDLQELCRKLHKMIDLVDDERYDMEVKVTKSDKEVGDLKIKLQDLKGKFKKPVLKRVRMSADAMLAALLGSKHKVSMDLRANLKQVKKEAKEEEKHSGDWRKNIEDKAGMDGRKKMFETEA, translated from the exons ATGGCTGA CAAAAAGATGCCAGTGTCTCGCAAGAACTACCTCAAG AGTTTGCTGCTGCAGGTTGCTGAGTCGATGATGGAGGAGGAGTCCAAGAGAAAAGCAGAAGAAAAGCAAAGTTACATGGATGAAAACTGCCCATCGCTGTCACTACCACACAGTGTACAAGACCTGCAG GAGCTGTGTAGAAAGTTGCATAAAATGATCGATCTTGTGGACGATGAACGCTATGATATGGAGGTCAAAGTCACAAAGTCAGACAAAGAG GTTGGAGACCTGAAGATCAAGCTGCAGGATCTGAAGGGGAAGTTCAAGAAGCCGGTGCTGAAGAGGGTCCGTATGTCTGCGGACGCCATGTTGGCAGCTCTGCTCGGATCCAAGCATAAAGTCTCCATGGACCTGAGAGCCAACCTGAAGCAGGTCAAGAAGGAGGccaaggaggag GAGAAGCATTCTGGAGACTGGAGGAAGAACATCGAGGACAAGGCCGGGATGGACGGCAGGAAGAAGATGTTCGAGACAGAGGCCtga